From the Deinococcus sonorensis KR-87 genome, the window AGCTCCACCGTCACGGTCCCTTTGCTGGTGGTCAGCACGGCGTGGTAGTGCTTCGCCGGATCAATGACCCACTTCGGTCCGAGAAACGAGCGGACCGGCTGGTCGGTGAGCGGCGGGACCGTGACCCACGCGGCCTGGGCGGTGGCGGCGGACAGCAGCAGAAGCGGCAGGAGCAGGCGCATGCCCGCCAGTCTAGCCTGAGGAGCCGGGCGGCCCTTCCCTCATGCGGTTCGGGCATCATCGAGCTGTGCGCCGCCTCGCTGCCCTGATCCTGCTGACCGCCTGCGCCCCGACCCAGGCGGTCCGCGACGACGCCCTGACCTACCGCAACGCCGCCTACACGGTGGTGACACTGAACCCGGCCCAGGAGCAGCTGCGGCTGTACTGGCAGGACGCGCAGGGCCAGCCGTACGGCACGGTGGCCGCGCTGAAGGCCGAGCTGACCCGGCGCGGCGAGCGGCTGCTGTTTGCCACCAACAGCGGCATCTACGCCCCGGGCTTCCGGCCGCTGGGCCTGCACGTGGAGGCGGGGCGGACGCTGGTGCCGCTGAACCGCGCGCGCTCCGGCGGGAATTTTGCGCTGCTGCCCAACGGGGTGTTCTGGCTGGACGGCGCGCAGGCGGGCGTGATGGAGTCGCGGGCCTTCGAGCGCAGCGGGCGCCGGCCCCGGTACGCCACCCAGTCTGGGCCGCTGCTGGTGCAGCACGGGCGGCTGCACCCGGAGTTCCGGGCGGGCAGCCAGAGCCTGAAGCTGCGCAGCGGGGTGGGCGTGTGTGCCGGCGGAACGGTGAAGTTCGTGCTGAGTGAGGCGCCGGTCAACTTCCACGACTTTGCGGTGTTCTTCCGGGACCGGCTGGGCTGCCCGGACGCGCTGTACCTGGACGGCAGCATCAGCACCATCTACACCCCGGAGCGCGGCGACCGCCAGCTGGTCGGCTATGCCGGCATCTGGGCGGTCACGGCGCGCTAGCGGGCGCGTCGGGGGCGGGGTCCGGTGCCGGTCGCCTCAGCAGCCACAGCACCGGCAGCTGGATCAGCGCGGCCAGCCCCAGCGCCGTACGCACCCCCGCCAGATTGCCCAGCAGCCCGAACAGCGGCCCGAAGCTCACCTGCCCCAGCGCGTCGGCCTGCCCGGCGAGGCTGTTGACGGTGGCGCGGGTTCCGGAGGCGAGGCCCTGGTTGAGCCAGCCGCTGTAGAGCGGGCCGTACAGCCCGCGCAGCACGCCCAGCGCCAGCAGCGCCGAGGCCGCCCACCAGAAGCCCGGCGCGAGCGCGAAGGCCAGCAGACACAGCAGCATCAGCAGGCTGAGCGTTCTCAGGGTGCGCCGCAGCTGCCGGGCATCGCTGGGGTCCAGCCGCCGGCGCAGCGGCTCGGTGACGATCATCCCGGTCACCAGTCCGGCCAAGCTGAGCAGCACGAACACGGTGGGGCCACTGAGCCCACCCGGCAGCC encodes:
- a CDS encoding phosphodiester glycosidase family protein, translating into MRRLAALILLTACAPTQAVRDDALTYRNAAYTVVTLNPAQEQLRLYWQDAQGQPYGTVAALKAELTRRGERLLFATNSGIYAPGFRPLGLHVEAGRTLVPLNRARSGGNFALLPNGVFWLDGAQAGVMESRAFERSGRRPRYATQSGPLLVQHGRLHPEFRAGSQSLKLRSGVGVCAGGTVKFVLSEAPVNFHDFAVFFRDRLGCPDALYLDGSISTIYTPERGDRQLVGYAGIWAVTAR